A genomic window from Triticum urartu cultivar G1812 chromosome 7, Tu2.1, whole genome shotgun sequence includes:
- the LOC125523509 gene encoding protein OXIDATIVE STRESS 3 LIKE 2-like translates to MEAYMLFPRSNGKSCEEEQEEDIGCPSESGMSAAGSMLSSDEELDDDATSSSGSSGSTDNFQMSSLMAQLPLKRGLSKFFDGKSQSFASLAAVGGLEDLAKPPGKRIKASRSCEVGLQDAHRRRFARRNAAAFKKVSKGRLSALGRAPALRPLTASAARPKGLPVRAPLFV, encoded by the exons ATGGAAGCCTACATGCTGTTCCCGCGGAGCAATGGAAAGAGCTGcgaggaggagcaggaggaggacATCGGCTGCCCGTCCGAGTCCGGGATGTCGGCGGCCGGCTCCATGCTGTCGTCGGACGAGGAGCTCGACGACGACGCCACCTCCAGCTCCGGCTCCTCCGGATCCACCGACAACTTCCAGATGTCCTCCCTCATGGCGCAGCTCCCGCTCAA GAGGGGTCTGTCCAAGTTCTTCGACGGCAAGTCGCAGTCGTTCGCGTCGCTCGCGGCCGTGGGCGGCCTGGAGGACCTGGCCAAGCCGCCGGGCAAGCGGATCAAGGCGTCCCGGAGCTGCGAGGTCGGGCTGCAGGACGCGCACCGCCGGCGCTTCGCGCGCCGCAATGCCGCGGCCTTCAAGAAGGTGTCCAAAGGGCGGCTGTCCGCGCTCGGTAGGGCGCCGGCGCTCCGGCCGCTGACGGCGAGCGCGGCGAGGCCCAAGGGCTTGCCCGTGCGGGCTCCGCTCTTCGTTTAG